One Archangium lipolyticum DNA window includes the following coding sequences:
- a CDS encoding glycine cleavage system protein R: protein MPQLIVTAVGPDRPGLVADLTRHVFDVGASLSDSRMVNLRGHFALLALIEGSSEALASLRRKLESDGSGMGLRLEMYEAAASTSRAPGGVPYRLKVYSNDQPGIAARVTALLRQHSVNVEELETRVESAPFAGTPLFVLEGVVTLPQGTSARRMRDELGALGEKIGCDIDLDAI from the coding sequence ATGCCTCAGCTCATCGTCACCGCAGTGGGTCCCGATCGTCCAGGGCTCGTCGCCGACCTCACCCGTCATGTGTTCGACGTTGGCGCCAGCCTCTCCGACAGCCGCATGGTCAATCTGCGCGGCCACTTCGCCCTGCTCGCCCTCATCGAGGGTTCCTCCGAAGCGCTCGCCTCGCTCCGGCGCAAGCTCGAGAGCGACGGCTCGGGGATGGGGCTCCGTCTCGAGATGTACGAGGCGGCCGCCAGCACCTCGCGGGCTCCTGGCGGCGTTCCCTACCGCCTCAAGGTCTACAGCAACGACCAGCCGGGCATCGCCGCCCGCGTGACCGCGCTCCTCCGCCAGCACTCCGTCAACGTCGAGGAGCTCGAGACTCGCGTCGAGTCGGCGCCCTTCGCGGGGACGCCGCTCTTCGTGCTCGAGGGCGTCGTCACCCTTCCGCAGGGCACGAGCGCCCGCAGGATGCGGGACGAGCTGGGCGCGCTCGGCGAGAAGATCGGCTGCGACATCGATCTCGACGCCATCTGA
- a CDS encoding DUF1993 domain-containing protein codes for MEISVHQASIPTLLRMLRNLEHILQKAAAFAEKERMNPELLLERRLHPDMFPLSRQVEIVVSGAKGCAARLAGRIALDDESPELAVFNRGSEQEFGERLTSFTALRTLIQEALGYLETISREEVDAGPERPISVAKPGEVRVFENPRSFVLLSVLPNLYFHITVVYALLRSAGVPLGKQDFEGAPAYRIRRPAEDAG; via the coding sequence ATGGAAATCTCAGTCCATCAAGCCAGCATCCCCACCCTGCTCCGCATGCTGCGGAACCTGGAGCACATCCTCCAAAAGGCAGCCGCCTTCGCGGAGAAGGAACGGATGAATCCGGAGCTGCTCCTGGAGCGGCGCCTCCATCCGGACATGTTCCCGCTGTCGAGACAGGTGGAGATCGTCGTCTCTGGCGCGAAGGGGTGCGCCGCGCGCTTGGCCGGCCGCATCGCTCTGGACGATGAGTCGCCGGAGCTCGCGGTCTTCAACAGGGGCTCCGAGCAGGAGTTCGGCGAGCGGCTGACGTCATTCACCGCGCTGCGGACGCTGATCCAGGAGGCGCTCGGTTATCTGGAAACGATCTCGCGGGAGGAGGTCGACGCCGGGCCGGAACGGCCCATCTCCGTGGCCAAGCCGGGAGAGGTTCGCGTCTTCGAGAACCCCCGGTCGTTCGTGCTCCTCTCCGTCCTCCCGAACCTCTATTTCCACATCACGGTGGTGTACGCCTTGCTGAGATCGGCGGGGGTTCCCCTGGGCAAGCAGGACTTCGAGGGAGCCCCAGCCTATCGAATCCGGCGCCCCGCTGAAGACGCCGGGTGA
- a CDS encoding type 1 glutamine amidotransferase domain-containing protein, translating into MARIAFIVDKDFEDSEFRVPYDQVKQAGHEPVIIGLEAGKELQGKKGKETIRADKAIQDVRAEDFAALVIPGGYSPDHLRMDSRMVGFVRDFFKADKPIAAICHAPWMLVEADIADGRTVTSFPSIKTDLLNAGARWVDREVVEDGNLITSRKPDDLKAFCAALLRQVDQGIASRLESPLAAQSTAAPPPSVH; encoded by the coding sequence ATGGCGCGCATCGCATTCATCGTGGACAAGGATTTCGAGGACTCGGAGTTCCGGGTGCCCTACGACCAGGTGAAGCAGGCCGGGCACGAGCCCGTCATCATCGGTCTGGAAGCCGGCAAGGAGCTCCAGGGCAAGAAGGGCAAGGAGACGATCCGCGCCGACAAGGCGATCCAGGACGTGCGGGCGGAGGACTTCGCCGCGCTGGTGATTCCGGGAGGCTACTCACCGGACCACCTGCGCATGGACTCCCGGATGGTCGGCTTCGTGCGGGACTTCTTCAAGGCGGACAAGCCCATCGCCGCCATCTGTCACGCGCCGTGGATGCTCGTGGAGGCGGACATCGCGGACGGACGCACGGTCACCTCATTCCCTTCCATCAAGACGGACCTGCTCAACGCGGGGGCGCGCTGGGTGGATCGCGAAGTGGTGGAGGACGGCAACCTCATCACCTCGCGCAAGCCGGATGACTTGAAGGCCTTCTGCGCCGCGCTGCTGCGCCAGGTGGACCAGGGCATCGCCTCGCGCCTCGAGTCTCCCCTGGCCGCCCAGTCCACCGCGGCTCCACCGCCCTCGGTGCATTGA
- a CDS encoding PAS domain-containing sensor histidine kinase, translating into MSTVDGQGREARRKPSVPSFPKLLVLVGASLHATLIVDSQGRIVRVDNTLAPAGGWELEAPLEGRTLEEVLHHHPWLTHALRTALTGQETACEGGEPARRMRALVLPIFGDDGQCLGACARLRASAPQPETAHHEALKQELTRTQQQYEELLNALDCIVWEADVGFRFTFVNKQSERLLGYSPLEWIQEPDFWENHVHPEDRGWAQAYCMKATRERRPYEFEYRMVATDGRIVWLRAHVTVLVEEGQPPKLRGIMVDVTEQRQAREKLERTASLLRATFDSIADGVIVVDTNQRLTAYNKRFQLLWGLPDDVLLVNMDIAKSITVAAPLLKDPERFILRLQEMFVVSEQVYVDTIEFLDGRILELTSLPQRMGSTIIGRIWSYRDVTEERRGKAEQERLFAAEQNAREQLEESFALLDTFLNNAPIGLGFLSRDLRFIRTNDALAALHGKTREEEVGRELREMAPYVANTIEPLMRQVMETGEPLIGLDTALEVPATPGQLRYWRVSYYPVRTKSGRIVGVGAVVVELTQERRAQEERERLLREAHEAIRIRDDFLSIASHELKTPLTPIKLHLQRLEQRSAAGQPIPPQLAQKALAQVDRLTGVISDMLDSSRIEAGLLELEREPLSLQELIREVLAGFRPHCLHHPLEYEECAEALVVQGDWSRLAQVLTNLLENALKYSPQKGPIRVTLTRSGAEALVSVSDSGIGIPADQQAHLFERFFRARNAPVSGFGGLGLGLYISRHLVERHGGRIWVESESGQGATFRFTLPVPP; encoded by the coding sequence ATGTCGACAGTCGACGGGCAAGGACGTGAGGCAAGAAGAAAGCCCTCCGTCCCCTCCTTTCCCAAGCTGCTCGTCCTGGTAGGGGCCAGCCTTCACGCCACGCTGATCGTCGACAGCCAGGGTCGGATCGTCCGGGTGGACAACACCCTGGCCCCCGCCGGAGGGTGGGAGCTCGAAGCGCCGCTCGAAGGACGGACCCTCGAGGAGGTGCTCCACCACCACCCCTGGCTCACCCATGCCCTCCGGACGGCCCTCACCGGACAGGAGACGGCCTGCGAAGGCGGCGAGCCAGCCCGGCGGATGAGAGCCCTCGTGCTTCCCATCTTCGGAGACGACGGCCAGTGCCTGGGCGCCTGTGCCCGCCTGAGAGCGAGCGCCCCGCAACCCGAGACGGCCCACCACGAGGCACTGAAACAGGAGCTCACCCGGACCCAGCAACAGTACGAAGAGCTCCTCAACGCCCTGGACTGCATCGTCTGGGAAGCCGACGTGGGCTTCCGCTTCACCTTCGTCAACAAGCAGTCCGAACGCCTGCTCGGCTATTCCCCCCTCGAATGGATACAGGAGCCGGACTTCTGGGAGAACCACGTCCATCCCGAGGACCGAGGGTGGGCCCAGGCCTATTGCATGAAGGCCACCCGGGAGCGCAGGCCCTATGAGTTCGAGTACCGCATGGTGGCCACGGATGGACGCATCGTGTGGCTGCGGGCCCACGTCACGGTGCTCGTCGAGGAGGGACAGCCCCCGAAGCTCCGCGGCATCATGGTGGACGTCACCGAGCAGCGCCAGGCCCGGGAGAAGCTGGAGCGGACGGCCTCCCTGCTGCGCGCCACGTTCGACTCCATCGCGGATGGCGTGATCGTGGTGGACACGAACCAGCGGCTCACCGCCTACAACAAGCGGTTCCAGCTGCTCTGGGGGCTCCCCGATGACGTCCTGCTGGTGAACATGGACATCGCGAAGTCGATCACCGTCGCCGCCCCCCTGCTCAAGGACCCGGAGCGGTTCATCCTGCGGCTCCAGGAGATGTTCGTGGTCTCCGAGCAGGTGTACGTCGATACCATCGAGTTCCTCGATGGCCGCATCCTCGAGCTCACCTCGCTGCCCCAACGGATGGGAAGCACCATCATCGGACGCATCTGGAGCTACCGGGATGTCACGGAGGAGCGCCGCGGCAAGGCGGAGCAGGAGCGGTTGTTCGCGGCCGAGCAGAACGCGCGCGAGCAGCTGGAGGAGTCGTTCGCCCTGCTCGACACCTTCCTGAACAACGCGCCCATCGGACTGGGCTTCCTCAGCCGCGACCTGCGCTTCATCCGGACCAACGACGCGCTGGCCGCGCTCCATGGCAAGACCCGGGAGGAGGAGGTGGGCCGGGAGCTCCGCGAGATGGCGCCGTACGTGGCGAACACCATCGAGCCCCTCATGCGCCAGGTCATGGAGACCGGTGAGCCCCTCATCGGACTGGACACGGCGCTCGAGGTCCCGGCCACCCCGGGCCAGTTGCGGTACTGGCGCGTCAGCTACTACCCCGTCCGGACGAAGAGCGGGAGGATCGTGGGCGTCGGCGCCGTGGTCGTCGAGTTGACGCAGGAGCGCCGCGCGCAGGAGGAGCGGGAGCGGCTGCTGCGCGAGGCCCACGAGGCCATCCGGATCCGGGATGACTTCCTCTCCATCGCCTCGCACGAGCTGAAGACCCCCCTCACGCCCATCAAGCTCCACTTGCAGAGGCTCGAGCAGCGGAGCGCCGCCGGGCAGCCCATCCCGCCCCAGCTCGCGCAGAAGGCACTCGCCCAGGTGGACCGGCTCACCGGGGTGATCTCCGACATGCTGGACTCCTCGCGGATCGAGGCGGGGCTGCTGGAGCTGGAGCGCGAGCCCCTGTCACTCCAGGAGCTCATCCGCGAGGTCCTGGCCGGCTTCCGCCCGCACTGTCTCCATCACCCGCTGGAGTACGAGGAATGCGCGGAGGCGCTCGTCGTCCAGGGGGACTGGAGCCGGCTCGCGCAGGTGCTGACGAACCTGCTGGAGAACGCCCTCAAGTACAGCCCCCAGAAAGGGCCGATCCGCGTCACGCTCACCCGGAGCGGAGCGGAGGCGCTCGTCTCCGTCTCGGACTCCGGAATCGGCATCCCGGCGGACCAGCAGGCGCACCTCTTCGAGCGCTTCTTCCGGGCCCGGAACGCCCCCGTGTCTGGCTTTGGCGGGTTGGGGCTCGGGCTCTACATCAGCCGGCACCTCGTCGAGCGTCACGGCGGCCGCATCTGGGTGGAGAGCGAGTCGGGCCAGGGCGCCACCTTCCGCTTCACCCTCCCGGTCCCCCCTTGA